The genome window GTTATTTTCAGGACCTGGCGGCTTCTCTGAATATGTGCTGTATCGCAAATCGTGGGAGGCGAAGGGATTTGGTTTTACATTAAAGGGAGCCAATGATTTTAAGCTGGATAAATTCTTTGCCGCATCGCCGGAATCATTTGATGCCTTCTATGGCGACAAGGATGATGGCAATATATTCGATCAGGAGAATCAGGATTCCTTGAATGATTATATACGCAAACATACACCTGAAGGTGTACATTTTGCCATGGCCGATGGCGGTTTCTCCGTCGAGGGACAGGAGAACATCCAGGAGATACTTTCGAAGCAATTGTATCTTTGTCAGTTTGTAACGGCACTGAAAATACTCCGCATCAATGGGAGCTTTGTGTGCAAGCTGTTTGATCTGTTTACACCCTTTAGTGTGGGTCTGGTCTATCTGATGTACAAGAGTTTCCATCAAATAGCCATTATTAAACCAAATAGCAGTCGTCCAGCGAATTCCGAGCGTTATATTGTCTGCAAGAACAAATTACCGGAGACACAGGGTATTATTGAATATATGAATGCCATTAATAAGTTCTTGAATGAGGAGAGTCAAAATGAGGACAGTGAACAGCAGCTGGATGTGCTGGAGATCTTTAATCGCGAGCAAATGCATCAGGATGAGCAATTCATACGCTATATCATTGAATCAAATAATACTATAGGCAATACACAGATTGTGGGATTACGCAAGATAGCGGCATTTGCTCAAAATCTGGAATTAAAGGAAGTGCGTCAATCGGAGGTGCGACAGGATTGTTTAAAGACCTGGGGATTACCCGATAAATTGCGGCAGGCGCCGGAAGTGAAGACCACAGAACGTTTGCTGGAAGAACTCTTGAGAGATTGGTCCAAGAACAGGGATTGGTTAAATGGTCCTGCTACGGAGCTATATGGCGTAATGCCATTGCATAATAGCATCTTGAATGTGGATGATTGGCATTTTATGCCCATTGGACGGGGAGAGACAAATATTAATGGTTGCACCATCTTTCTATGCAAATCCCGTGGGAATCTATTGCGCTATACGGAGCACCGCAAATGGGAGCTGGTCGAGACGAATTTCAATGTGCAACCACGTTCCATATTCTTTGGCGAGATTATGTTTGAGTTTAGCGGACAGGGACGCACCTCACAATGTGTTTCGGCCCTGCATATAATGGATGCTATATGTTTGGGCGGTGTGGACATTAGACGTCGTCCATTTCTGGAGCGTGTGAGCATGTGCGCCAAATATGCCAGCAGTTTGAATAAGCCATATAAAAAGGAACGCACCTGTGGTGCCATCCGATGTCGTCCCATCTTTAGGCTGCGTGAAATGGGGCGTTTTTTCAATGAGATGCGGCAATATGTGCTCAAGGATAATTCACAGCGCTATGGTTATGTGCTGGATGATCAAAAGTTCTTTGTGCCCGGCGGCATTATTTTGTTCTGTGAAATGACACAGAATTTTGTGACAGCATTCTCCAGATCACGCCAGCAGatctattattataataccAATACGAAGGAATCGCTGTTCAAGGAACAAATTGAACCGCGTAAATTTAATGAGGTATTTTCATCGTTTCGTCATTGTTATTCGCGTCGTTTGCTATGGAAATGGACGAGCACGTTGCAGGTGGATGAGCATGCCTCTGAGGATAATCCAAAGATATTATATCGCAGCCACTTTGAGCACTTTATACGAAGAAAACTGACTAATCATTAGATACAACCTAGACttaagtcaaatttttaaatgctggACAGAAGAAACAGATCTTTACGTTTCGATTCGGCTCGACGCATGAAATTAAACCTATCAAATTTAACCTACTCCATATATAtaagctatatatatacaaatatatatatatagatatactaattaattttactttcaTAACAATTGCATGAATCGTTAAGAAAATTTCTATGATTAAGCTACAAAAACAACTTACccaattttaagcaaaatttgtttatttttttctttgacataagttttagatttaatatttttgatttttactgcGTCGATCCGTTTTACCATCTaactgttaaataaatattatgataaACCTGTACATTATGAAAATAGGTTGAATATTACTTTATTCTTACAGCCCCGATAGATCCTACACATCTTAACTAGCTGGAAATTGCCTATGTATTTTATGATAAATCGAAAGCGCCatctacataaatatttaagttgttGACACTAAATTgcctttattattatcatttcatatggtttgttatttgttgaattaatTATGCAGAAATATTCGTTGTATCCTGTTCTAttatgtgtaaaaatttcattgcttGAGAATCAAAAGATTTATACTGAATTTAAAACTTCAAgtcgtgttttttttagttatgaCAATCGTTAAGAAAATAAGCGTTttgtataaagtttttttcatCTGTCGCTTCAGTTGAACTTTAATCGCAGGGTCTTCAAATCgaaaactttattatatagaaacacgtatatatatttgttg of Drosophila innubila isolate TH190305 chromosome X, UK_Dinn_1.0, whole genome shotgun sequence contains these proteins:
- the LOC117793597 gene encoding cap-specific mRNA (nucleoside-2'-O-)-methyltransferase 1, with the translated sequence MEEPSDDENFEPTPKKIKRDWLNSYCYSNKVMGMMKKMGYEDDKGLGKSNQGRLEPVIAVQQDGRRGFGLKLDTVHWSAGKWDPQCEDLKIVEPVLWLSNLGENCSAYSVEQLMGHLVTGSRKLTLDDETQYCDPEILHHILNAKSVFDDLNDTEMRRARSRCNPFETIRSSIFLNRAAVKMANIDAMCEHMFTEPRDALGQSLIGSNELLYFADMCAGPGGFSEYVLYRKSWEAKGFGFTLKGANDFKLDKFFAASPESFDAFYGDKDDGNIFDQENQDSLNDYIRKHTPEGVHFAMADGGFSVEGQENIQEILSKQLYLCQFVTALKILRINGSFVCKLFDLFTPFSVGLVYLMYKSFHQIAIIKPNSSRPANSERYIVCKNKLPETQGIIEYMNAINKFLNEESQNEDSEQQLDVLEIFNREQMHQDEQFIRYIIESNNTIGNTQIVGLRKIAAFAQNLELKEVRQSEVRQDCLKTWGLPDKLRQAPEVKTTERLLEELLRDWSKNRDWLNGPATELYGVMPLHNSILNVDDWHFMPIGRGETNINGCTIFLCKSRGNLLRYTEHRKWELVETNFNVQPRSIFFGEIMFEFSGQGRTSQCVSALHIMDAICLGGVDIRRRPFLERVSMCAKYASSLNKPYKKERTCGAIRCRPIFRLREMGRFFNEMRQYVLKDNSQRYGYVLDDQKFFVPGGIILFCEMTQNFVTAFSRSRQQIYYYNTNTKESLFKEQIEPRKFNEVFSSFRHCYSRRLLWKWTSTLQVDEHASEDNPKILYRSHFEHFIRRKLTNH